From Deinococcus reticulitermitis, the proteins below share one genomic window:
- a CDS encoding UbiX family flavin prenyltransferase → MRLVVGVSGGSGIPYALDVLRALHVLGVETHLVVSSGAKRVMAAEGGPQLPELTALASHVHEDRDLAASVASGSFRTAGMLVIPCSAGTLAKIAHGFADNLLSRAAHVTLKERRPLVLVLREDPMPRPMLQNMLLAHDAGATVMSASPGFYHAPRDVDELLGFVTARVLDQFGLDTPSFKRWKEETA, encoded by the coding sequence ATGAGGCTGGTGGTTGGCGTAAGTGGCGGCAGCGGGATTCCCTATGCCCTGGACGTCTTGCGGGCGCTGCACGTCCTGGGGGTCGAGACGCACCTCGTCGTCTCCAGCGGCGCCAAACGGGTGATGGCGGCGGAGGGCGGGCCACAACTGCCGGAGCTCACCGCGCTCGCCTCCCACGTCCACGAGGACCGCGACCTCGCCGCGAGCGTCGCGAGCGGCAGCTTCCGCACGGCGGGCATGCTCGTGATTCCGTGCAGCGCCGGCACCCTCGCCAAGATCGCCCACGGCTTTGCCGACAACCTGCTCTCGCGCGCCGCGCACGTGACCCTCAAGGAGCGGCGCCCCCTCGTCCTCGTATTGCGCGAGGACCCGATGCCGCGCCCGATGCTCCAGAACATGCTGCTCGCCCACGACGCCGGCGCCACCGTGATGTCGGCCTCGCCGGGCTTCTACCACGCGCCGAGGGACGTGGACGAACTGCTCGGCTTCGTGACCGCGCGGGTGCTCGACCAGTTCGGGCTCGACACGCCGAGTTTCAAGCGCTGGAAGGAGGAGACCGCTTGA